From the Methanobacterium sp. BAmetb5 genome, the window TGATCTGCGTGTTTTCCCGGTACCCGAAGGAATCTTCATTTTATCCATTGATATCACCGACCGTAAGAAGGTAGAGGAAGAGTTGATTGAAAGTAAAGAATTCACCGAAAATATCATCAAAGCCATGGGTGATGGATTTTCAATTTTAGATAAAAATGGGGTTCATTTAGATGTTAACCCTGCTCTGTGTCAGATGACTGGATTTTCCCGGGAGGAATTAATTGGAACCGGTCTTCCTCACCCTTACTGGCCGGAAGAAGAAACTCCCAATATCCAGGTTACATTGGAAGAAGTTTTGAAAGGAAATCTAAAGGAAGTTGAACTGACTTTTAAAAGAAAAAATGGAGAGCAATTCCCGGTTATTTTAAGCCCATCTATTATAACTGATGATGAAGGGAAAGTAATTGCTGTTTTTGGAACTTTTAAGGATATCACCCAGTGGAAAAAGCTGGAAATGGAATTAAAAGAGAGTGAACAGAAATTTCGGGGCCTGGTAGAAAATGCAGCCGATGCTCTTTTTGTCCATGATATTGAGGGTAATATTGTGGATGTTAACCAGCAATCCGTGGAAAGTTTAGGTTACAGCCGGGAAGAGTTACTGGAGATGAATGTACTGGAAATAGAACAGGACTTTGACTTTGAAAGTGCCATGAATGAATGGAGGAATATTAAGCCTGGTGAACCTTTCACTCTCTACGGTCACCAGAAACGAAAGAATGGCACTGTTTTTCCAGTGGAGATACATTTTGCTGCTGTGGAAATTAACCATGAAAAATTAATCATGGGGTTGGTTCGTGATATCACCGCAATTAAAAAGGCAGAAGAAGAGTTAAAAGCCATTAATCGTACTCTGATGAAACGTGATGAAGAATTCCGCCACTTTATTGATAGTGCACCAGTGGCCATTGCCATGTTTGATAAAAAAATGCATTATATTGCGGCCAGTTCCCGCTGGATTGAAGATTTTAATCTGGGTGATGAGGAGATTCACGGCAGATCCCATTACGATATATTTCCAGAAATTACTGACCGTTTAAAAGAATTTCATAGGCGTGCTCTGGCCGGTTCTATTGAGCGTGCGGATGAGGATAAGTTTGTACGTGCTGATGGAAGCGTTCAATACCTACGATGGGAAATACATCCCTGGTACTCCTCACCCGATGTTATCGGGGGCATTATAATCTTCAGTGAGGATGTAACTGAACGTAAAAAGGCTGAAGAAGAATTAAGTGAAAGTGAACAGAAATACAGGTACGTGATTGAAACTGCGGCCGAAGGAATAACTTTGTTTGATAAAAAGGGCACAGTTATTGAAATTAATCCCAAAGCCTTAGAATTAACTGGATTCCAAGAGAATATAATTGGTAAAAACCTGGTTCAAATAGTTCCCAGCTTGAAGATAAGTTTAAATGAAGCTTTAGTTGCCTTTAAGAATATTTTGACAGGTAAACCCATCCCCCCTGAATGGGAATATGTCAATAAGAGGGGTGAAAGGAAATTTGTTAAAGCCAATTACAGTTTAATGAGAACGGATGGGAAGATAGATGGAATAGCTCTAGTTTTAGAAGATATCACTGATCTTAAGTTAAGGGAAATGGCCTTAAGGGAAAATGAACAGTTTTTAGAGAACATCATTGAGAACATACCGGACATGATCTTTGTAAAATCTGCGGATGAACTTAGATTTGAAAGAGTTAACCGGGCAGTGGAGCTTATCTGGGGTTATGAACGGGATGAATTAATTGGTAAAACTGATTATGATTTTTTCACCAGGGAAGAAGCTGATTTCTACTCCCAGAGTGATAGGGAAGTTCTCTATAAAAAGGAACTTCAGGATATTCTGGAAGAGACTATGCACACCCGTTACCGGGGTGAAATAATCTTACACACCAAGAAAATTCCCCTCCTTGATGAAAATGGCCGCCCCAATTATCTTTTAGCTATTTCTGAAGATATAACTGAGCGTAAAATGGCTGAAATAAATCTTAAAAAATCTCTGGAAGAAAAAGAGGATTTATTGAGGGAGATACACCACCGGGTTAAAAATAACATGCAGATCATATCCAGCCTGTTAAACCTGCAAAGTGCCCATGTACAGGAAGAAGAGTCTAAAGACATTCTTAAGGATAGCCAGAGCAGAGTTAAGTCCATGGCCATGATCCACGAAAAATTGTACACCTCCCATGACCTGAGCCACATTAACTTTAAGCAATACACAGAAAAACTGGTTTCAGATATTTTCTACACCTACAAAGTCCAAATTGGTACAATTGAACCGGTTTTAAAGGTTGAAGATATTGAGTTCAATATGGAAACCGCCATACCCCTGGGATTGATAATTAACGAACTGGTGACCAACAGCCTCAAATTCGCCTTCCCCGATACAGATAAAGGTTCAATCACGGTAAAAATGGAAACAGAGGGTGAAAAACACAAATTAATTGTTGAGGATGATGGGATTGGCTTGCCTGAAGGTTTTGAATTTGATAAAACAGATTCCCTTGGTTTACAGCTGGTCAATAATCTGGTAGCTCAGATTGATGGTAATATTACCATTGATAAAAGTAAGGGAACTAAATACTCCATTAATTTTAAGGAGTTAGGTTACACAGAACGATTTTAAAAGGTTTATTTTGTAAATAAAATTTATATGTTCCAACTCTGAGAAAAAGAAACAAATTAAAAAAGAGAATTAATGGTGCTGAATCAGCGCTATCCTGGCTCCATTGGGGTCTTCTATGAAGGCCAGGTATCCCACAGTTATGGGTATGGGTTCCATGACGATCTTGGCACCTTTAATTTTAAGTTCCTCCACAGTGGCCTTCACATCTTCCACCTCCATCCCTATACAGTACAGGCCGGGTTCATTTTCCGTGTTCTGGATGAGTTCGATCATGGTATCCCCTTCCCCCTTCAACAATACGATTCTTGCTCCAGGGTGGGGATTGTG encodes:
- a CDS encoding PAS domain S-box protein, which produces MVKDDSTEAEDIKTLESFGYSVHHLGRGEDVIEKASELRPDLILLDDVFKGDSTAFDAFSEIFKLDIPVLLLMGDLKEQNIKKIESLPQDAYLLKPYRDRELKYAIELAITRDKLKKSEKKSLTHLKTQVPGVVRPTVGNGKYQNALDNMMEGCQIISPDWRYIYVNDAALHHAKLKREALIGHTMMEVYPGIDETEMFRMLENTMEKHESNQMENYFIYPDGTGRWFDLRVFPVPEGIFILSIDITDRKKVEEELIESKEFTENIIKAMGDGFSILDKNGVHLDVNPALCQMTGFSREELIGTGLPHPYWPEEETPNIQVTLEEVLKGNLKEVELTFKRKNGEQFPVILSPSIITDDEGKVIAVFGTFKDITQWKKLEMELKESEQKFRGLVENAADALFVHDIEGNIVDVNQQSVESLGYSREELLEMNVLEIEQDFDFESAMNEWRNIKPGEPFTLYGHQKRKNGTVFPVEIHFAAVEINHEKLIMGLVRDITAIKKAEEELKAINRTLMKRDEEFRHFIDSAPVAIAMFDKKMHYIAASSRWIEDFNLGDEEIHGRSHYDIFPEITDRLKEFHRRALAGSIERADEDKFVRADGSVQYLRWEIHPWYSSPDVIGGIIIFSEDVTERKKAEEELSESEQKYRYVIETAAEGITLFDKKGTVIEINPKALELTGFQENIIGKNLVQIVPSLKISLNEALVAFKNILTGKPIPPEWEYVNKRGERKFVKANYSLMRTDGKIDGIALVLEDITDLKLREMALRENEQFLENIIENIPDMIFVKSADELRFERVNRAVELIWGYERDELIGKTDYDFFTREEADFYSQSDREVLYKKELQDILEETMHTRYRGEIILHTKKIPLLDENGRPNYLLAISEDITERKMAEINLKKSLEEKEDLLREIHHRVKNNMQIISSLLNLQSAHVQEEESKDILKDSQSRVKSMAMIHEKLYTSHDLSHINFKQYTEKLVSDIFYTYKVQIGTIEPVLKVEDIEFNMETAIPLGLIINELVTNSLKFAFPDTDKGSITVKMETEGEKHKLIVEDDGIGLPEGFEFDKTDSLGLQLVNNLVAQIDGNITIDKSKGTKYSINFKELGYTERF
- a CDS encoding VOC family protein; the encoded protein is MKIKYNTFIVKDMEESIRFYTEVMGFEVESEHNPHPGARIVLLKGEGDTMIELIQNTENEPGLYCIGMEVEDVKATVEELKIKGAKIVMEPIPITVGYLAFIEDPNGARIALIQHH